The genomic window AGTCCGAACTGGCCTTGCGCCACTACCTGACCGAGGTGCACTTCCTTGGTGGTGAGCTGTCGTTGTCCGCCACGCTGATCGATGTGTCGGTCGAGATGCAGGCGCTGGCCGAACGCTCGCCCGATGCCAACGAACACCGGGTCGACGAGCCCTATCGCCGTGCGTTGACGGGCGTGTACTCGCGCCTCGCGGCCACCTTGCGTGACCTGACCGGAGGCGAGGCCGCACGCCATGCCGTAGCGCCGCAAAACCCATACACGCATGCTGAACAGTTCCTCGCCGACCTGCGCACCATCGAGGACTCGCTCATCGAAAAGCATGGCGCGGTGCTCGCCGCTCAGCGCCTGAGCCCGCTGATTCGCGCGGTCGAGGTGTTCGGCTTTCACCTGGCGACGGTCGACTTGCGCCAGAGTTCCGACAAGCACGAAGCCGTGGTCGCCGAACTGCTCGCCACCGCGCGCATGGAACCGGCCTACGCCGCGCTGGCCGAAGACGCCAAGCAAACGCTGCTGCTGAAACTGCTCGACGACGCACGCCCGTTGCGCGTGCCCGATGCGGCGTATTCGCCGCTGGCCCAAAGCGAACTCGCGATCTTTGCAGCCGCGCGTACCGCACGCGCACGCTACGGCAATGCCGCCATCCGCCACTACATCGTGAGCCACACCGAAACGGTCAGCGACCTGCTCGAAGCGCTGCTGCTGCAAAAAGAAGTCGGCTTGCTGCGCGGCGCCATGGACAAGGACGCCACCAACGACCTCATCGTCGTGCCGCTGTTCGAAACCATCGAAGACCTTCGCAACGCCGCGCCGATCATGCGGGCCTTCTATGCGCTGCCAGGAATTGCCGCGCTGGTGCAGCGCTCGGGTGCGGAGCAGGACGTGATGCTGGGCTACAGCGACAGCAACAAGGACGGCGGCATCTTCACCAGCAACTGGGAGCTGTACCGCGCCGGCCTGGCACTGGTAGCCCTGTTCGACGAGTTGAACAAGGGCAAGACGGAGCCGATCCGGCTGCGCATGTTCCACGGCCGCGGCGGCACCGTCGGGCGCGGTGGCGGTCCGAGCTACGACGCCATCCTGGCGCAGCCACCAGGCACCGTGCGCGGCCAGATTCGCCTCACGGAGCAAGGCGAAGTGATCGGCTCCAAATACGCCAACCGCGAGATCGGCCGACGCAACCTGGAGACGCTGGTCGCCGCCACACTGGAAGCCACGATGTTGCCTGTCGCCAAGGCAGCGCCAGCGCCCTTCGTTGCAGCCGCCGAGGCGCTGTCGGTCGCGAGCATGGCCGCTTATCGCAAGCTGGTTTATGAAACCCCCGGTTTCGGCGACTACTTCTTCGGCGCCACGCCCATTCGCGAGATCGCAGAACTCAACATCGGATCGCGGCCAGCTTCGCGCAACCCGAGCCACAAGATCGAAGACCTGCGCGCAGTGCCGTGGAGTTTCAGCTGGGGCCAGTGTCGGCTCACTCTGCCGGGCTGGTACGGCTTCGGCTCGGCGATCGAGCAGTTCCTGGGCGACGGCAAACCTGCCGAGCGCAAGGAACGGCAAGCGCTGCTGCAGCGCATGTACGCGCAGTGGCCGTTCTTCAGGACGCTGCTGTCGAACATGGACATGGTGCTGGCCAAAAGCGACCTCGCGCTGGCGTCGCGCTACGCCGAGTTGGTGGCCGATCGCAAGCTGCGGCAGAAGGTGTTTTCGATGATCGAGACCGAGTGGCACCGCACCTCGGACGCGCTCACGCTCATCACCGGCGCCAAGCAGCGACTCGA from Variovorax sp. PAMC28562 includes these protein-coding regions:
- the ppc gene encoding phosphoenolpyruvate carboxylase — encoded protein: MLRCSNADGHAFRRVESAYGNPAKTRKDEEKRPLKTTSKTTSKTTSKSAAPVAATKRRPSEDQPLVDDIRLLGRILGDVIREQEGEETFALVEKIRTLSVAFRRDADHQADRALKNLLKGLSASETVRVIRAFTYFSHLANLAEDRHQIRRRTEADRAGESASGTLPMALARIRKAGISPEAIVETLAHSYVSPVLTAHPTEVQRKSILDAERAIAMLLTARDEIQQRHYAFIGKKDALTPIEYAENEEQMRTRVTQLWQTRLLRFSKLTVADEIENALSYYEATFLREIPRVYADLERALGQRGIAPFLRMGQWIGGDRDGNPNVTADTLEYALKRQSELALRHYLTEVHFLGGELSLSATLIDVSVEMQALAERSPDANEHRVDEPYRRALTGVYSRLAATLRDLTGGEAARHAVAPQNPYTHAEQFLADLRTIEDSLIEKHGAVLAAQRLSPLIRAVEVFGFHLATVDLRQSSDKHEAVVAELLATARMEPAYAALAEDAKQTLLLKLLDDARPLRVPDAAYSPLAQSELAIFAAARTARARYGNAAIRHYIVSHTETVSDLLEALLLQKEVGLLRGAMDKDATNDLIVVPLFETIEDLRNAAPIMRAFYALPGIAALVQRSGAEQDVMLGYSDSNKDGGIFTSNWELYRAGLALVALFDELNKGKTEPIRLRMFHGRGGTVGRGGGPSYDAILAQPPGTVRGQIRLTEQGEVIGSKYANREIGRRNLETLVAATLEATMLPVAKAAPAPFVAAAEALSVASMAAYRKLVYETPGFGDYFFGATPIREIAELNIGSRPASRNPSHKIEDLRAVPWSFSWGQCRLTLPGWYGFGSAIEQFLGDGKPAERKERQALLQRMYAQWPFFRTLLSNMDMVLAKSDLALASRYAELVADRKLRQKVFSMIETEWHRTSDALTLITGAKQRLEGNADMQRSVRHRFPYIDPLHHLQVELMRRYRAGEGGERLQRGIHISINGVAAGLRNTG